Proteins encoded within one genomic window of Streptomyces sp. NBC_01237:
- a CDS encoding DUF1330 domain-containing protein: MPKGYWVSAYRTIADPEKLAAYNKLAAPAVQAGGGRALARGGRVVAHDAGIAERTVLIEFDSFEQAVAAHASAAYQEALAALADGVERDFRIIEGLD, from the coding sequence ATGCCCAAGGGTTACTGGGTCAGCGCCTACCGCACCATTGCAGACCCCGAGAAGCTGGCTGCTTACAACAAGCTGGCCGCTCCGGCCGTCCAGGCCGGGGGCGGCCGGGCCCTCGCCCGTGGCGGTCGGGTCGTCGCCCACGACGCCGGAATCGCCGAGCGCACCGTCCTGATCGAGTTCGACAGCTTCGAACAGGCGGTCGCCGCACATGCGAGTGCGGCCTACCAGGAGGCCCTGGCCGCACTTGCTGACGGCGTCGAGCGCGACTTCCGCATCATCGAAGGCCTCGACTGA
- a CDS encoding SMI1/KNR4 family protein has translation MIDQQWSGVRRRVGVLGALSGSSRVFGSHGHRWALDDPLAADGLAELEAQIGVRLPDEYRTFLTCVGAGGAGPAYGLFPVRRVQGRWRWEGDGADLADLSMLARPFPGHGPDPRDRDALLAVRPEEEGFDEIEDFDDAIEAWDERWHALVFAPERTAGAIVISHLGCAQREWLIISGTHRGTVWSDWRADDGDLVPLRDPAGEPVTFTRWYSDWLRQAELTAHQPPTNA, from the coding sequence ATGATTGATCAGCAGTGGAGCGGTGTCCGCCGGCGTGTGGGCGTTTTGGGTGCCCTGTCGGGGAGCAGCAGGGTGTTCGGCTCGCACGGGCACAGATGGGCTCTGGACGACCCCTTGGCCGCCGACGGGCTCGCCGAACTCGAAGCACAGATAGGCGTGCGGTTGCCCGATGAGTACCGAACCTTCCTCACCTGCGTCGGTGCCGGCGGCGCGGGTCCTGCGTACGGCCTCTTTCCCGTTCGCCGCGTCCAAGGCCGCTGGCGCTGGGAAGGTGACGGTGCCGACCTGGCCGATCTTTCCATGCTCGCCCGGCCCTTTCCCGGTCACGGACCGGATCCCCGGGACCGCGACGCACTTCTCGCCGTACGCCCTGAAGAAGAGGGCTTCGACGAGATCGAGGACTTCGACGACGCCATCGAAGCGTGGGACGAACGCTGGCACGCCCTGGTGTTCGCCCCCGAGCGCACCGCCGGCGCGATCGTGATCTCCCACCTCGGCTGCGCCCAGAGGGAGTGGCTGATCATCAGCGGCACCCATCGGGGCACCGTCTGGTCCGACTGGCGGGCGGACGACGGCGACCTGGTCCCCCTCCGCGACCCGGCCGGCGAGCCGGTCACATTCACTCGCTGGTACAGCGACTGGCTGCGGCAGGCCGAGCTCACCGCGCACCAGCCACCTACGAACGCCTGA
- a CDS encoding ATP-binding protein, protein MDGSSATWVNTTHDWAGVVDADHLGRIRRGSAEFAPGGPGHLVLEIVAYAADEAASRGGGRCVVTLHADGSVSVKDDGRGTDTRVDEHGHVVKKPVMATKDLRFFDLPEAERLPNGHPRRGMSVVAALSEWLIHTNRRLNGSWSQRYEHGVPVTDLRPVEADGTTGTCVRFLPVEALRSRWSLTAGDPVRWSAHWPDLVARLDDQRDGEERPGP, encoded by the coding sequence ATGGATGGATCAAGCGCTACTTGGGTCAACACCACGCACGACTGGGCCGGCGTCGTGGACGCGGACCATCTCGGCCGGATCCGCCGGGGATCCGCGGAGTTCGCGCCGGGCGGGCCTGGACACCTCGTTCTCGAAATCGTTGCTTACGCCGCCGACGAGGCAGCGAGCCGAGGCGGCGGACGATGCGTGGTCACGCTGCACGCCGACGGCTCGGTGTCGGTGAAGGACGACGGCCGGGGCACCGACACTCGGGTCGACGAGCATGGCCACGTGGTCAAGAAACCGGTCATGGCCACGAAGGATCTTCGGTTCTTCGACCTCCCGGAGGCGGAGCGGCTTCCGAACGGACACCCGCGTCGCGGCATGTCCGTCGTCGCAGCGCTCAGCGAGTGGCTGATTCATACCAACCGCCGTCTCAACGGATCCTGGAGCCAGCGCTATGAGCACGGCGTCCCGGTGACCGATCTGCGGCCCGTCGAAGCCGACGGGACCACGGGGACCTGCGTCCGCTTCCTGCCTGTCGAAGCCCTGCGTTCACGGTGGTCGTTGACCGCGGGCGATCCGGTGCGGTGGTCCGCGCACTGGCCCGACCTGGTTGCCCGCCTCGACGATCAGCGCGACGGCGAGGAGCGGCCAGGTCCGTGA
- a CDS encoding AfsR/SARP family transcriptional regulator: protein MDLGPARQRTVLAALLMDADRLVPLEGLAERVWGARPPRQVTATLHSYLSRLRRVLERPAQGSAVSEEAGTGWSAIVRRPGGYTVLAGPGAVDAHLFHDLVARARAADGDRALELYDRALALWRGEPFAGVDTPWFNAVRASLSEQRHACRLDRNDLALWLGCHSKLLPELGACHDEHPWDERLAAQLMLALYRSGRTADALRCFERVRCALAEELGSDPGLELRRLYQRVLAGDPALGPAGRSAAVPVTGSAPVTGTAGSLTVTSSPAVSGFSAVSRSSAGAGSLTEPDPRTLPDGQRTGAVPHQLPPATRCFTGRTAELALLERALGQSPDETADRAPGGGSGAGPVCVISGGAGVGKTSVALHWAHRNTRRFPDGQLYVDLRGFAREGAPLAPTEALRLLLCGLGADPGAVPAGQGALAGLYRSVVADRRVLIVLDDAADAEQVAALLPASAGAAVLVTSRRRLTGLAVTQGARTVPLSTLSGADSRELLGHRLGEARPTAEPKSTAALVEQCAGLPLALAVVAARAAARPGFPLAALAEELRDEAGRLTALGTDDPSADVRTALRLSYRALGGAAAGAFRLLSAVPGPDIGLGAAGSLLGRSPASARALLRELEAVHLVEQHRPGRYRVNALVRLYSAELREAEPFERALRRVLDHYLHTARAADRLLDPYRYPPVWLGPPLPGVTPQRPADRRAAGAWFRNEWACLAGARRVAERRKWDVVVWQLALVLDGFPSRRGRAYGSGTVWPGGTAAAGAAGSELPGGARRRAVHSRRPGHAPVETGPLRGRDDGAGRVTAGGAPPRPCLA, encoded by the coding sequence ATGGACCTGGGCCCGGCCCGGCAGCGGACCGTCCTGGCGGCGCTGCTGATGGACGCCGACCGGTTGGTGCCCCTGGAGGGGCTGGCGGAGCGGGTGTGGGGTGCCCGGCCGCCGCGTCAGGTCACCGCGACGCTGCACAGCTACCTGTCACGGCTGCGCCGGGTGCTGGAGCGGCCCGCACAGGGCTCCGCCGTATCGGAGGAGGCCGGTACGGGGTGGTCCGCCATCGTGCGGCGGCCCGGCGGGTACACGGTGCTCGCCGGTCCGGGCGCGGTGGACGCGCATCTCTTCCACGATCTGGTCGCGCGGGCGCGGGCCGCCGACGGTGACCGGGCGCTGGAGTTGTACGACCGGGCGCTCGCGCTGTGGCGGGGCGAGCCGTTCGCGGGGGTGGACACCCCGTGGTTCAACGCGGTACGGGCCTCGCTGTCGGAGCAGCGGCACGCCTGTCGGCTGGACCGCAACGACCTGGCGCTGTGGCTGGGGTGTCACAGCAAGCTCCTGCCGGAGCTGGGTGCCTGCCACGACGAGCACCCCTGGGACGAGCGGCTGGCAGCCCAGCTCATGCTCGCGCTGTACCGGAGCGGGCGGACGGCGGACGCGCTGCGCTGCTTCGAGCGGGTGCGGTGCGCGCTGGCGGAGGAACTGGGCAGTGATCCGGGGCTGGAGCTGCGGCGGCTGTATCAGCGGGTGCTGGCGGGCGATCCGGCGCTCGGGCCGGCCGGGCGGTCGGCCGCCGTCCCGGTGACCGGTTCCGCCCCGGTCACCGGGACGGCGGGCTCCCTCACGGTGACCAGCTCCCCCGCGGTGTCCGGCTTCTCCGCGGTGTCCCGCTCCTCCGCCGGGGCGGGCTCCCTCACCGAGCCGGACCCCCGCACGCTCCCGGACGGGCAGCGCACCGGCGCGGTGCCGCATCAGCTTCCTCCCGCGACACGGTGCTTCACCGGGCGTACGGCTGAACTCGCCCTCCTGGAACGGGCACTGGGCCAGTCGCCGGACGAGACGGCGGACCGGGCGCCCGGCGGCGGTTCCGGCGCGGGGCCGGTGTGTGTCATCAGTGGCGGCGCGGGGGTCGGCAAGACCTCGGTGGCACTGCACTGGGCGCACCGGAACACCCGCCGCTTCCCCGACGGCCAGCTGTACGTGGATCTGCGCGGGTTCGCCCGCGAGGGCGCTCCGCTGGCGCCCACCGAGGCACTCCGGCTGCTCCTGTGCGGTCTCGGTGCGGACCCGGGGGCGGTCCCGGCCGGTCAGGGGGCGCTCGCCGGGCTGTACCGGAGCGTGGTCGCGGACCGCCGGGTGCTGATCGTCCTGGACGACGCCGCGGATGCCGAGCAGGTGGCGGCGCTGCTGCCGGCGAGCGCCGGGGCCGCCGTGCTGGTCACCAGCCGCCGCCGGCTGACCGGGCTCGCCGTCACCCAGGGGGCGCGGACGGTGCCGCTGTCCACGCTGTCCGGGGCGGACTCCAGGGAACTGCTCGGCCACCGGCTGGGCGAGGCGCGGCCGACGGCCGAGCCGAAGTCGACGGCGGCCCTCGTGGAGCAGTGCGCGGGCCTGCCGCTGGCGCTCGCCGTGGTCGCGGCGCGGGCGGCGGCCCGGCCCGGCTTTCCGCTGGCGGCCCTCGCCGAGGAACTGCGGGACGAGGCGGGGCGGCTGACCGCGCTGGGCACGGATGATCCGTCGGCGGATGTCCGGACGGCGCTGCGTCTGTCGTACCGGGCGCTGGGCGGTGCCGCGGCCGGGGCGTTCCGGCTGCTGTCGGCGGTGCCTGGGCCGGACATCGGGCTGGGCGCCGCGGGGAGTCTGCTGGGCCGTTCCCCGGCGTCGGCGCGGGCGCTGCTGCGAGAGCTGGAGGCGGTCCATCTGGTGGAGCAGCACCGGCCCGGCCGGTATCGGGTGAACGCGCTGGTGCGGCTGTACTCGGCCGAGCTGCGGGAGGCGGAACCGTTCGAGCGGGCGCTGCGGCGGGTGCTGGACCACTATCTGCACACGGCGCGGGCGGCCGATCGGCTGCTGGACCCGTACCGGTATCCGCCGGTGTGGCTGGGGCCACCGCTGCCGGGAGTGACTCCGCAGCGGCCCGCGGACCGGCGCGCGGCGGGGGCCTGGTTCCGCAATGAGTGGGCGTGTCTCGCGGGGGCCCGGCGGGTGGCGGAGCGGCGGAAGTGGGACGTGGTGGTGTGGCAGCTGGCCCTGGTGCTGGACGGCTTTCCGTCGCGGCGGGGTCGGGCGTACGGGTCCGGGACGGTATGGCCCGGGGGTACGGCGGCGGCCGGGGCGGCTGGGAGCGAGCTGCCCGGCGGAGCGCGTCGCCGCGCGGTCCACAGCCGTCGCCCGGGGCACGCCCCGGTGGAGACCGGGCCCCTGCGGGGCCGGGACGACGGCGCGGGGCGGGTAACGGCGGGGGGCGCGCCGCCGCGGCCGTGCCTGGCGTAG
- a CDS encoding MauE/DoxX family redox-associated membrane protein: protein MELALWAVRGCLLLVFTRSVMGKVRSRAAFAEFTGTVRSLPPARPLSAPLPARTLAVLVVTAEAALVPALALPGVLAPPAVLAAGLGTAAVLLAAFTALAADAARRGSRVPCRCFGRTTTPLGAVHAVRNSVLLAVAVTGLVAVTVTGRSPEAGDPMGGDPMVVLTALLGGAVLGLLVTALDDLAALFRPLPRKESAP, encoded by the coding sequence GTGGAACTCGCCCTCTGGGCGGTCCGGGGCTGTCTGCTGCTGGTGTTCACGCGCTCGGTCATGGGCAAGGTACGGAGCCGGGCCGCCTTCGCGGAGTTCACCGGGACCGTGCGCTCCCTGCCGCCCGCCCGGCCGCTGTCCGCCCCGCTGCCCGCCCGCACCCTCGCCGTGCTGGTGGTGACCGCGGAGGCCGCCCTCGTACCCGCCCTCGCCCTGCCGGGCGTTCTCGCACCCCCGGCCGTACTCGCCGCCGGGCTCGGGACCGCCGCCGTGCTGCTCGCCGCATTCACCGCGCTGGCCGCCGACGCCGCCCGCAGGGGCAGTCGTGTCCCCTGCCGCTGCTTCGGCCGTACGACGACCCCGCTCGGCGCCGTCCACGCCGTACGCAACTCCGTTCTGCTCGCGGTGGCGGTCACCGGCCTCGTCGCCGTCACCGTCACCGGGCGGTCCCCGGAGGCGGGCGACCCGATGGGGGGCGACCCGATGGTGGTGCTGACCGCCCTTCTCGGGGGTGCGGTCCTCGGCCTGCTCGTCACGGCCCTCGACGACCTCGCCGCGCTCTTCCGTCCCCTGCCCCGAAAGGAATCCGCCCCGTGA
- a CDS encoding ABC transporter ATP-binding protein — protein MAAAVRLARRAAPATLTGWLLLTVAASAAPVAAAWTLKTVIDRLVTGPSAGGSLTGPVLLLVGCGVAVAVVPQFLQYLRAQLGRAVGLRAQIELHTAVDRFTGIGPYENPRFLDRLRMARQYGGSAPVDAVGSVIGTVGAVVTLTGFLGALALLGPWMAAAVLASGVLVLGAEIALSRRRAALVWSVGPVERRELFYSALLTDLRAAKEIRLFGLGRFLGDRMVAERRTSDAAKRGMDRQELAVQAGLALLSALVAGAGLLWAVSAARSGQITVGGVTVLVTALPAVQAALAGLAGELAMGHHALLMFRHFLTVTGAGPDLPVPARPRPVPPLRHSVEFRDVWFRYGEDQPWVLRGVDLVLPAGQAVGLVGLNGAGKSTLVKLVCRFYDPSRGQILWDGVDLRELCPRELRRRMGATFQDFMEYDLTARENIALGDLAALQDPDRVEQVARVAGIHDRLTGLPHGYDTLLSRIFFSERDKDDATTGIVLSGGQWQRLALARSLIRDDADLLVLDEPGSGLDPEAEYEIHRRLRRHRAGRAGLLISHRLNTLRDADTIVVLEDGRIVERGPHADLMRRSGVYARLFSLQASGYAPDGDGGAHGEGPSAVAPPLSGAAAGTQPPAVVVAAASGSGGSP, from the coding sequence ATGGCCGCCGCGGTCCGCCTCGCCCGCCGGGCGGCACCCGCCACACTCACGGGCTGGCTGCTGCTCACCGTGGCCGCGTCCGCCGCCCCGGTCGCCGCCGCCTGGACCCTCAAGACCGTGATCGACCGGCTGGTCACCGGCCCCTCCGCCGGCGGCTCGCTCACCGGTCCGGTCCTGCTGCTGGTCGGCTGCGGTGTCGCCGTGGCCGTCGTACCCCAGTTCCTCCAGTATCTGCGGGCCCAGCTCGGCCGGGCGGTGGGGCTGCGCGCCCAGATCGAACTGCACACCGCCGTCGACCGGTTCACCGGTATCGGCCCGTACGAGAACCCGCGCTTCCTGGACCGGCTGCGGATGGCCCGTCAGTACGGCGGCTCCGCCCCGGTCGACGCGGTCGGCAGTGTCATCGGCACCGTCGGCGCCGTGGTGACCCTCACCGGCTTCCTCGGCGCGCTCGCCCTGCTCGGCCCCTGGATGGCGGCGGCGGTCCTGGCCTCCGGCGTCCTCGTCCTCGGCGCCGAGATCGCGCTCAGCCGCCGGCGCGCCGCGCTCGTCTGGTCGGTGGGCCCGGTGGAGCGCCGGGAACTGTTCTACAGCGCCCTCCTGACGGATCTGCGGGCCGCGAAGGAGATCCGGCTCTTCGGTCTGGGGCGATTCCTCGGTGATCGGATGGTCGCGGAGCGCCGTACCTCGGACGCCGCGAAGCGGGGGATGGACCGTCAGGAGCTGGCCGTCCAGGCGGGGCTCGCCCTGCTCTCGGCCCTGGTCGCGGGGGCCGGCCTGCTGTGGGCGGTCTCGGCCGCCCGCTCGGGGCAGATCACGGTCGGCGGGGTGACCGTCCTGGTCACCGCGCTGCCCGCAGTGCAGGCGGCCCTGGCCGGTCTCGCCGGCGAACTCGCCATGGGCCACCACGCCCTTCTGATGTTCCGCCACTTCCTCACCGTGACCGGTGCAGGGCCCGATCTGCCGGTGCCCGCCCGCCCCCGTCCCGTCCCGCCGCTGCGTCACTCGGTGGAGTTCCGTGATGTGTGGTTCCGTTACGGCGAGGACCAGCCCTGGGTGCTCCGGGGCGTCGATCTGGTCCTGCCCGCCGGGCAGGCCGTGGGCCTCGTCGGCCTCAACGGCGCCGGGAAGTCCACGCTGGTGAAGCTGGTGTGCCGGTTCTACGATCCCAGCCGGGGGCAGATCCTCTGGGACGGTGTCGACCTGCGCGAGCTGTGCCCGCGTGAGCTGCGCCGCCGGATGGGGGCGACGTTCCAGGACTTCATGGAGTACGACCTGACGGCCCGCGAGAACATCGCCCTGGGCGATCTCGCCGCGCTCCAGGACCCCGACCGGGTGGAACAGGTCGCCCGTGTCGCGGGAATCCACGACCGGCTGACCGGACTGCCCCACGGCTACGACACCCTGCTGAGCCGGATCTTCTTCAGCGAGCGGGACAAGGACGATGCCACGACCGGCATCGTCCTCTCCGGCGGCCAGTGGCAGCGGCTCGCCCTCGCCCGCTCCCTGATCCGGGACGACGCCGACCTGCTGGTCCTGGACGAGCCCGGCTCCGGTCTCGACCCCGAGGCGGAGTACGAGATCCACCGCCGGCTGCGGCGCCACCGCGCGGGCCGGGCGGGGCTGCTCATCTCGCACCGCCTCAACACCCTGCGCGACGCGGACACGATCGTGGTCCTGGAGGACGGCCGGATCGTCGAGCGGGGACCGCACGCCGACCTCATGCGCCGTTCCGGGGTGTACGCCCGGCTGTTCAGCCTCCAGGCCAGCGGGTACGCGCCCGACGGCGACGGCGGCGCTCATGGTGAGGGGCCTTCCGCGGTCGCCCCGCCGCTCTCCGGCGCCGCTGCCGGGACGCAGCCGCCCGCCGTCGTGGTGGCCGCCGCCTCCGGGAGCGGAGGTTCTCCGTGA
- a CDS encoding S26 family signal peptidase: MIVRLARRLLRTRLLAVTVTGPSMEPALRDGDRVLVRRRPSGPARGDVVVLEPPPGAREAGLTHEGLIIKRVAAGPGDPVPALFAERLGVPPGAVVPPGHYLVLGDNRPLSVDSRRFGYVTRALLTGVVTRPLPRHTPTVPAAPVTTADPLLPVAEPVRDAG; encoded by the coding sequence GTGATCGTGCGCCTCGCCCGCCGTCTGCTGCGGACCCGTCTGCTGGCCGTCACCGTCACCGGCCCCAGCATGGAGCCCGCCCTCCGTGACGGCGACCGCGTCCTCGTGCGCCGCCGCCCGTCCGGCCCGGCCCGGGGTGATGTCGTCGTCCTCGAACCGCCTCCCGGAGCCCGTGAGGCGGGGCTGACGCACGAGGGGCTGATCATCAAACGGGTCGCCGCCGGGCCGGGCGACCCGGTTCCGGCCCTCTTCGCCGAACGGCTGGGCGTCCCCCCGGGCGCGGTCGTGCCGCCCGGCCACTACCTGGTCCTGGGCGACAACCGGCCCCTGAGCGTCGACTCCCGCCGCTTCGGCTATGTCACCCGCGCCCTGCTGACCGGTGTGGTGACACGCCCTCTGCCCCGCCACACCCCCACCGTGCCGGCCGCCCCCGTCACCACGGCTGATCCGCTCCTCCCCGTGGCGGAGCCGGTGAGGGACGCGGGGTGA
- a CDS encoding phosphopantetheine-binding protein, which translates to MEADWPEEFETLVRGYLPRLRDEDRLHPDSDLINLGLDSLNAVGLLLDLEGAFDVMVPADGLNIRTVQSPSSLWSTIDELRKA; encoded by the coding sequence ATGGAAGCCGATTGGCCTGAAGAGTTCGAGACCCTCGTGCGCGGCTATCTGCCTCGTCTGCGCGATGAGGACCGACTGCATCCTGATTCCGACCTGATCAACCTGGGTCTCGATTCACTCAACGCGGTCGGACTGCTGCTGGATCTTGAGGGGGCATTCGACGTGATGGTTCCCGCCGACGGGCTCAATATCAGGACCGTGCAGTCCCCGAGTTCCCTGTGGTCGACGATCGACGAACTGCGCAAGGCGTAA
- a CDS encoding carbamoyltransferase N-terminal domain-containing protein, whose translation MLICGIKATHDGAVAVIEDGRLLFSIETEKIENGDRYSSLGDLRKVSDILDREGLSPADVDQFVIDGWYTTDASGAHAVTVNNGDRPVELPVAPYVETFGGAEPLQRHSFDGADFIGGSDYASFHHVAHHLLAAYCTSPFAANGEDALALVWDGGIAPRLYEVRAATREVTLVSVLLPITGNSFANFAGEFSPYAADLTGLTPDEVLRHRLSIAGKAMAYSALGTAEPDAFPLLDDLIAEFPSVSMKNARTMGAKVASNRDEMMPGMSDADIIATFQEYLGQRLLNRLAAVVRRRFPDRRPNLVLGGGCALNIKWNSLIRASGLFGDVFAPPFPNDAGAAIGTAVCESFHRGNLALDWDVYTGPALVAGPVPDGWQARPCDEVRLAQLLHTEGEPVVVLSGRAELGPRALGNRSILAPADDPGMKARLNAMKNRADYRPVAPICLEARAPEVFTPGTPDPHMLFEHRMRPGWAERVPAVVHLDGTARLQTIGDDSSSAAVRILTAYEEISGLPVLCNTSANFEGRGFFPDVASAARWGGTRYIWSEGVLYTNTVPR comes from the coding sequence ATGCTCATCTGCGGAATCAAGGCTACCCACGACGGAGCGGTCGCGGTCATCGAGGACGGCCGTCTCCTGTTCAGTATCGAGACCGAGAAGATAGAAAATGGTGACCGCTACAGTTCACTGGGCGATCTGCGGAAGGTGTCCGACATCCTCGACCGCGAGGGACTGTCACCGGCCGATGTCGACCAGTTCGTGATCGATGGCTGGTACACGACCGACGCGAGCGGTGCGCACGCCGTCACAGTGAACAACGGCGACCGGCCGGTGGAGCTCCCCGTCGCCCCCTACGTGGAGACCTTTGGCGGCGCGGAACCACTGCAGCGGCACAGTTTCGACGGTGCCGACTTCATCGGCGGTTCCGACTATGCCAGCTTCCACCACGTGGCCCATCATCTTCTCGCCGCCTACTGCACGAGCCCCTTCGCCGCGAACGGCGAGGACGCGCTCGCCCTGGTGTGGGACGGGGGCATCGCGCCACGGCTCTACGAGGTGCGGGCCGCCACTCGCGAGGTGACGTTGGTCTCCGTGCTGCTGCCGATCACGGGCAACAGCTTCGCGAACTTCGCCGGGGAGTTCAGCCCGTACGCGGCGGACCTGACTGGCCTGACGCCGGACGAGGTGCTCCGCCACCGCCTGTCGATCGCGGGTAAGGCGATGGCGTACTCGGCACTGGGTACAGCGGAGCCCGATGCCTTCCCCTTGCTCGATGATCTCATCGCTGAATTCCCCAGCGTGAGCATGAAGAACGCACGGACCATGGGGGCGAAGGTCGCCTCGAACCGAGACGAAATGATGCCGGGCATGTCCGACGCGGACATCATCGCCACGTTTCAGGAGTACCTGGGTCAGCGTCTGCTGAACCGGCTGGCCGCAGTCGTGAGGCGCAGGTTCCCCGACCGTCGGCCCAATCTGGTGCTCGGTGGCGGCTGCGCCCTGAATATCAAGTGGAACAGCTTGATCCGCGCGAGTGGGCTCTTCGGGGACGTATTCGCACCGCCGTTCCCGAACGATGCCGGAGCGGCCATCGGCACAGCCGTGTGCGAGTCGTTCCACCGCGGGAACCTCGCACTCGACTGGGACGTCTACACCGGACCCGCGCTGGTCGCCGGCCCGGTTCCCGACGGATGGCAGGCGCGGCCGTGTGACGAGGTGCGGCTGGCGCAGCTTTTGCACACGGAGGGCGAACCGGTGGTCGTCCTTTCGGGACGTGCCGAGTTGGGCCCGCGCGCCTTGGGCAACCGGAGCATCCTGGCTCCCGCCGATGATCCCGGGATGAAAGCCCGGCTCAACGCGATGAAGAACCGGGCCGATTACCGGCCGGTGGCCCCGATCTGCCTGGAAGCCCGGGCGCCCGAGGTGTTCACCCCCGGCACTCCGGACCCTCACATGCTGTTCGAGCACCGGATGCGCCCCGGGTGGGCCGAACGCGTCCCGGCCGTCGTCCACCTGGACGGTACCGCCAGGCTTCAGACCATCGGCGACGACAGCAGCTCGGCCGCCGTCCGGATCCTCACCGCGTACGAGGAGATCAGCGGTCTGCCCGTGCTGTGCAACACCAGCGCGAACTTCGAGGGGCGCGGCTTCTTTCCCGACGTGGCGTCGGCCGCCCGTTGGGGAGGGACGCGCTACATCTGGTCGGAAGGCGTGTTGTACACGAATACGGTGCCCCGATGA